One window of the Eucalyptus grandis isolate ANBG69807.140 chromosome 6, ASM1654582v1, whole genome shotgun sequence genome contains the following:
- the LOC104451644 gene encoding putative pectinesterase 11, which produces MRNQGQFILYFLLALLSACTNFSEAGNGTQAPNLARLILVDPSGKGNFTKIQDAIDAVPSNNSELVFIRVEPGTYREKLVVPADKPFITLSGKKASSTIITGDDSGDIFGSPTVSVLASDFVGRYLTIQNTFGLGAKAVALRVSGDRVVFSACRITSHQDTLLDDVGRHYYRNCYIEGDVDFIFGNAASLFQKCHINSVSRGGGFITAQHRASPLENTGFVFLGCTITGLTNTFLGRPWGPYSRVIFALSYMSSAVLPQGWDDWGDSTKQRTAYYGQYECYGPGADTSKRVPWSRVLTGEEVSPLLTTDMVNQQSWFRNAPTIFN; this is translated from the exons ATGAGGAATCAAGGGCAATTCATCCTCTACTTTCTCCTGGCTCTTTTGTCTGCTTGCACGAACTTCTCCGAGGCAGGAAATGGGACTCAAGCTCCTAACCTCGCGCGCCTCATCCTGGTCGACCCGTCCGGGAAGGGAAACTTCACGAAGATACAGGACGCCATTGACGCCGTGCCGTCGAACAACTCGGAGCTCGTGTTCATACGAGTTGAGCCGGGGACATACCGGGAGAAACTCGTGGTCCCGGCGGACAAGCCTTTCATAACTCTGAGCGGGAAGAAGGCGTCCAGCACGATCATCACAGGGGACGACAGTGGGGACATATTCGGATCGCCTACCGTTTCCGTCTTGGCTTCTGACTTTGTCGGCCGTTACCTCACAATTCAG AATACTTTTGGGTTGGGAGCAAAAGCGGTGGCGTTGAGAGTGTCCGGAGATAGGGTGGTGTTTTCGGCATGTAGAATCACATCTCACCAAGACACATTGCTCGACGATGTCGGAAGGCATTACTACAGGAACTGCTACATTGAAGGCGATGTTGACTTCATCTTCGGCAACGCCGCTTCCCTCTTTCAG AAATGCCACATTAATTCGGTGTCGCGAGGAGGAGGGTTCATCACGGCCCAGCACCGAGCATCGCCGTTAGAGAACACGGGTTTTGTCTTCTTGGGCTGCACAATCACGGGCCTCACCAATACTTTCTTGGGCCGCCCGTGGGGCCCATATTCGAGAGTCATCTTTGCCCTCTCTTATATGTCTAGTGCCGTCCTCCCCCAAGGATGGGACGACTGGGGTGACTCAACCAAACAGAG GACGGCCTACTATGGGCAATATGAATGTTACGGACCGGGGGCCGACACATCAAAGAGGGTTCCCTGGTCTCGCGTCCTTACTGGTGAGGAAGTGTCGCCCCTCTTGACGACGGATATGGTTAACCAACAAAGCTGGTTCAGAAATGCTCCAACTATATTCAACTGA